A section of the bacterium genome encodes:
- a CDS encoding SAM-dependent methyltransferase has product MPFDIARARPLLQNAELTKLFIEELGWEPCRSRITIPINESDYALNAIAEKKGFVAWIYKSLDNTLPDHNTRLKLDRKLSETSFEHLITFITNDNSRQSWMWVKREKARPLRARTYEYQIGQIGDSLLQKIRHLYISLEEEEAGISIAQVSRRARAAFDVERVTKQFYKRFEKEHSAFLDFIKGIPVKEDREWYASVMLNRLMFLYFIQKKCFLDGDPNYLRNRLKIMQERHGKDSFYSFYRYFLLRLFHEGLGEIKHSPELESLIGKVPYINGGIFDMHTIEERYEDIQIPDKAFGAIFDYFDEYDWVLDPERTVRNLSNREEINPDVLGYIFEKYINQKQMGAYYTKEDITEYISKNTIIPYIFDSARAKCKVAFENPNGPTIWNLLKENPDRYIYPAVRHGITWNIYNKKTLAQPLPLPENIAQGLNLPTLNQPVREVSSINEIETIRLRKDWNKPAPPEYALPTEIWREVVARRKRYEEIRKKIESGEVREINDLITLNLDIRQFAEDVISNCEGPDLLRAFWNAIKDI; this is encoded by the coding sequence ATGCCTTTTGATATTGCCCGTGCAAGACCGCTCCTTCAAAATGCAGAATTGACAAAGTTGTTTATTGAAGAACTCGGCTGGGAGCCTTGCCGTAGCAGAATTACAATTCCTATTAATGAGTCTGATTATGCCTTAAATGCCATTGCCGAAAAGAAGGGCTTTGTTGCCTGGATTTATAAAAGCCTTGACAATACCCTGCCAGACCACAACACACGGCTAAAACTTGACCGCAAACTTTCTGAAACAAGTTTTGAGCATCTCATTACTTTCATAACCAATGATAATTCAAGGCAGTCTTGGATGTGGGTAAAAAGGGAAAAAGCACGGCCGCTTCGTGCCCGCACTTATGAATATCAAATAGGGCAAATTGGTGATTCATTGCTTCAGAAGATTCGGCACCTTTATATCTCGCTTGAGGAGGAAGAGGCAGGTATTTCCATTGCTCAAGTTTCGAGACGCGCAAGGGCAGCCTTTGATGTTGAACGAGTAACAAAGCAGTTTTATAAAAGGTTTGAAAAGGAGCATTCTGCATTCCTTGATTTCATCAAGGGAATTCCTGTTAAAGAAGACAGGGAATGGTATGCCTCAGTAATGCTTAATAGGCTTATGTTTCTATATTTCATCCAGAAAAAATGCTTTCTTGATGGAGACCCAAACTATCTCCGCAACCGCCTGAAGATTATGCAGGAAAGACACGGCAAAGATAGTTTCTATTCATTTTATCGTTATTTCCTCCTCCGTCTGTTCCATGAAGGTCTTGGCGAAATAAAACATTCCCCTGAGCTTGAGTCTTTGATTGGCAAGGTTCCATACATAAACGGCGGAATCTTTGATATGCATACTATTGAAGAACGCTATGAGGATATCCAGATTCCTGATAAAGCCTTTGGAGCCATATTTGACTATTTTGATGAATATGACTGGGTGCTTGACCCTGAGCGCACAGTCCGAAACTTAAGCAACAGAGAAGAGATTAACCCAGATGTCCTTGGCTATATCTTTGAAAAGTATATCAACCAAAAGCAGATGGGCGCATACTACACCAAAGAAGACATCACAGAATACATCAGCAAAAACACCATTATCCCCTATATCTTTGACTCAGCAAGGGCAAAGTGCAAGGTTGCCTTTGAAAACCCAAATGGACCCACAATTTGGAATCTGCTCAAAGAAAACCCTGACAGATACATATACCCTGCTGTCAGACACGGCATAACATGGAACATTTATAATAAGAAAACCCTTGCTCAACCTCTGCCTCTACCAGAAAACATTGCTCAGGGGTTGAATCTTCCCACACTCAATCAGCCTGTTAGAGAGGTCTCATCCATAAATGAGATTGAAACTATACGGCTTCGCAAGGACTGGAACAAGCCTGCGCCGCCAGAATATGCCCTTCCTACAGAGATATGGCGCGAGGTAGTTGCAAGGCGCAAGCGGTATGAAGAAATCCGAAAGAAAATTGAATCTGGAGAGGTTCGGGAAATCAATGACCTGATTACATTAAATCTTGATATAAGGCAGTTTGCGGAGGATGTTATATCAAACTGTGAAGGTCCTGACCTTTTAAGGGCATTCTGGAATGCCATAAAAGACATCT